One segment of Macrotis lagotis isolate mMagLag1 chromosome 1, bilby.v1.9.chrom.fasta, whole genome shotgun sequence DNA contains the following:
- the CDC42 gene encoding cell division control protein 42 homolog isoform X1 has product MQTIKCVVVGDGAVGKTCLLISYTTNKFPSEYVPTVFDNYAVTVMIGGEPYTLGLFDTAGQEDYDRLRPLSYPQTDVFLVCFSVVSPSSFENVKEKWVPEITHHCPKTPFLLVGTQIDLRDDPSTIEKLAKNKQKPITPETAEKLARDLKAVKYVECSALTQKGLKNVFDEAILAALEPPEPKKSRRCVLL; this is encoded by the exons ATGCAGACTATTAAGTGTGTTGTTGTGGGTGATGGTGCCGTTGGTAAGACATGTCTTCTGATTTCATATACAACAAACAAATTTCCATCTGAATATGTTCCTACG GTATTTGACAACTATGCAGTCACGGTTATGATCGGTGGAGAGCCATATACTCTTGGATTGTTTGATACTGCAG gaCAGGAAGATTATGACAGATTACGACCCCTCAGTTATCCACAGACAGATGTGTTTCTTGTCTGTTTTTCAGTGGTATCCCCATCCTCATttgaaaatgtgaaagaaaag TGGGTACCAGAGATTACTCACCACTGTCCAAAGACTCCTTTCTTGCTTGTTGGGACCCAGATTGATCTCAGAGATGATCCTTCTACTATTGAGAAACTTGCCAAGAACAAACAGAAACCCATCACTCCAGAGACTGCAGAAAAGCTGGCTCGAGATCTGAAGGCTGTCAAATATGTGGAGTGTTCTGCGCTCACACAG AAAGGCCTAAAGAATGTATTTGACGAGGCGATACTGGCTGCCCTGGAGCCTCCGGAACCGAAGAAGAGCCGCAGGTGTGTGCTGCTATGA
- the CDC42 gene encoding cell division control protein 42 homolog isoform X2: MQTIKCVVVGDGAVGKTCLLISYTTNKFPSEYVPTVFDNYAVTVMIGGEPYTLGLFDTAGQEDYDRLRPLSYPQTDVFLVCFSVVSPSSFENVKEKWVPEITHHCPKTPFLLVGTQIDLRDDPSTIEKLAKNKQKPITPETAEKLARDLKAVKYVECSALTQRGLKNVFDEAILAALEPPETQPKRKCCIF; encoded by the exons ATGCAGACTATTAAGTGTGTTGTTGTGGGTGATGGTGCCGTTGGTAAGACATGTCTTCTGATTTCATATACAACAAACAAATTTCCATCTGAATATGTTCCTACG GTATTTGACAACTATGCAGTCACGGTTATGATCGGTGGAGAGCCATATACTCTTGGATTGTTTGATACTGCAG gaCAGGAAGATTATGACAGATTACGACCCCTCAGTTATCCACAGACAGATGTGTTTCTTGTCTGTTTTTCAGTGGTATCCCCATCCTCATttgaaaatgtgaaagaaaag TGGGTACCAGAGATTACTCACCACTGTCCAAAGACTCCTTTCTTGCTTGTTGGGACCCAGATTGATCTCAGAGATGATCCTTCTACTATTGAGAAACTTGCCAAGAACAAACAGAAACCCATCACTCCAGAGACTGCAGAAAAGCTGGCTCGAGATCTGAAGGCTGTCAAATATGTGGAGTGTTCTGCGCTCACACAG AGAGGTCTGAAGAATGTGTTTGATGAGGCTATCCTAGCTGCCCTCGAGCCTCCGGAAACTCAACCCAAAAGGAAGTGCTGTATATTCTAA